A single genomic interval of Desulfuromonas sp. harbors:
- a CDS encoding GIDE domain-containing protein, giving the protein MSETFFHRNGIEELRTGTPGPRRQTTVGIGPCLVVDQVPSAGERVQALIAELNRSFGLDAATSRQRLLGRGPALLARGERERLEEIAEALDETGWRHWLIEPTPPSFAPARVRELRIDDQEVVFRCDGQEIPLQRGDRVLAVLADLSGQIVGRSRKRAVARQTYRGTTAPPPGDDGKTYREVLLYKPILDLYLLSEKGKVRTAIRFFPGRFKTEGLGERASLSGSGNLDQLVRLARQYAGSFSLNTDFGLAKLPGCRPRKDADGRPDLQANLAALTRYGWLLADLQAETLRNSSPEDASQGIGLGPVLLGAVGHGEALGSGSLDEPAGSAGERDAKTEGIEARPPLPQPPERGDDREFLWRRRTLMIGGGVLAFMALQGTGAAQSVLPFFKRYGLQSGAVPALLSTALFLAAFHYLRLKRMVENTPTSKVRSLAMGMVELKGKAVRQYALVSPLTQIPCVFYRLRKYRRNAKGHWNLVRQTDSSHVPFFLKDETGRVSISPARARITPRHRRTGNHTGDAFVLLDGPLAGRNSEKYEEEIIFENNDLYVLGFATVRHGERKSLRQRTAEALRRIKQDPAAMRAFDTDGDGRIDAGEWDAARRAMEEKSLRQSLTERNGQKDRVVITRARGMGLPFIISETASETRLTRKYGLLIGSLLLTALAAAVWASIAVLRHLGT; this is encoded by the coding sequence GTGAGCGAGACATTTTTCCATAGAAACGGCATCGAGGAGCTTCGAACCGGCACCCCTGGCCCGAGGCGGCAGACCACCGTTGGAATTGGGCCCTGCCTCGTCGTCGACCAGGTTCCGTCCGCCGGAGAGCGGGTGCAGGCACTGATCGCGGAGTTGAACAGGTCCTTCGGCCTCGATGCCGCCACCTCCCGCCAGCGTCTCCTCGGCCGGGGGCCGGCCCTCCTGGCCCGCGGGGAGCGGGAGAGGCTCGAGGAGATCGCCGAAGCGCTCGATGAAACCGGCTGGCGTCACTGGCTGATCGAGCCGACCCCGCCCTCCTTCGCCCCGGCGCGGGTTCGTGAACTGCGGATCGATGACCAGGAGGTCGTCTTCCGCTGCGACGGGCAGGAGATCCCGCTACAGCGAGGGGACAGGGTGCTGGCGGTCCTCGCCGACCTGTCGGGTCAGATCGTCGGCCGCAGCCGCAAGCGCGCCGTAGCCAGACAGACTTACCGAGGCACCACTGCCCCCCCTCCCGGCGACGATGGAAAGACCTACCGCGAAGTCCTGCTCTACAAACCGATCCTCGACCTCTACCTCCTGTCCGAGAAGGGGAAGGTACGAACCGCGATCCGCTTCTTTCCCGGCCGTTTCAAAACCGAGGGTCTGGGGGAGCGCGCCTCCCTGAGCGGTTCCGGCAACCTCGACCAGCTGGTCCGACTGGCCCGCCAGTACGCCGGATCCTTTTCCCTCAACACCGATTTCGGCCTCGCCAAACTCCCCGGTTGCCGCCCCCGCAAAGACGCCGACGGCCGGCCCGACCTGCAAGCCAACCTGGCAGCCCTGACCCGCTACGGCTGGCTGCTCGCCGACCTGCAGGCCGAAACCCTTCGCAATTCCTCCCCGGAGGACGCCAGCCAGGGGATCGGGCTCGGCCCGGTCCTCCTCGGCGCCGTGGGCCACGGCGAGGCGCTTGGTTCGGGAAGCCTCGATGAACCGGCCGGATCCGCCGGGGAAAGGGATGCGAAGACCGAAGGGATCGAGGCCCGACCGCCCCTGCCACAGCCGCCGGAACGGGGCGACGACAGGGAGTTTCTCTGGAGGAGGCGTACCCTTATGATCGGGGGCGGCGTCCTGGCCTTTATGGCCCTTCAAGGCACGGGAGCGGCCCAGAGCGTGCTGCCCTTCTTCAAACGCTACGGCCTGCAGTCCGGCGCCGTTCCCGCCCTTCTTTCCACCGCCCTTTTCCTGGCCGCTTTCCACTACCTGAGGCTCAAGCGCATGGTGGAGAACACCCCCACAAGCAAGGTTCGCTCCCTGGCAATGGGCATGGTCGAGCTCAAGGGCAAGGCGGTGCGCCAGTACGCCCTCGTCTCCCCCCTCACCCAGATCCCCTGCGTCTTCTACCGCCTTCGCAAATACCGCCGCAATGCAAAGGGACACTGGAACCTGGTGCGCCAGACAGACAGCAGCCACGTCCCCTTCTTCCTGAAAGACGAAACGGGCCGGGTCTCTATCAGTCCCGCCCGGGCCCGCATCACCCCCCGCCACCGCCGCACCGGAAACCACACCGGCGACGCCTTCGTTCTGCTCGACGGTCCCCTGGCCGGCCGAAACAGCGAAAAGTACGAGGAGGAGATCATTTTCGAGAACAACGATCTCTACGTTCTCGGATTTGCAACCGTGCGGCACGGTGAGCGCAAGTCCCTTCGGCAGAGAACGGCCGAGGCCCTGCGCCGAATCAAACAGGACCCTGCGGCCATGCGTGCCTTCGACACCGACGGCGACGGGCGCATCGACGCCGGAGAATGGGATGCCGCCCGCCGCGCCATGGAGGAGAAGTCTCTGCGCCAGAGCCTGACCGAGAGGAACGGGCAAAAAGACCGGGTGGTCATCACCCGGGCCCGGGGGATGGGGCTGCCCTTCATCATCTCCGAAACCGCTTCCGAGACCCGCCTGACACGCAAGTACGGGCTGCTCATCGGATCGCTCCTTTTAACCGCTCTGGCCGCCGCCGTCTGGGCCAGCATCGCAGTGCTGCGCCATCTCGGGACTTGA
- a CDS encoding LemA family protein: MIGWIVLVVLLLLLVGTVLYAVMIYNGFIRLKNNIDRDWSNIDVLLKQRYDELPKLIKVCEGYMQHERQTLEAVIQARSQIKSAGNDEQRMQAQNMLTDTLRSLFAVVERYPELKADKLFRSLSNRISELEDQIADRREFYNESVNIYNIRLDQFPDVLIARFFTFARRPLWKIDPAHRTDVEVSFGQG, translated from the coding sequence ATGATCGGTTGGATTGTGCTTGTCGTCTTGCTGCTCCTTTTGGTCGGAACGGTCCTCTACGCCGTGATGATCTACAACGGATTTATCCGCCTCAAGAACAACATCGACCGCGACTGGAGCAACATCGACGTGCTCCTCAAACAGCGCTATGACGAACTGCCCAAGCTCATCAAGGTCTGCGAAGGATACATGCAGCACGAGCGCCAGACTCTCGAGGCGGTCATCCAGGCCCGCTCCCAGATCAAAAGCGCCGGCAACGACGAGCAAAGGATGCAGGCCCAGAACATGCTCACCGACACGTTACGCTCCCTCTTCGCGGTCGTGGAGCGCTACCCGGAACTGAAGGCGGACAAGCTCTTCCGCAGCCTCAGCAACCGCATCTCCGAACTGGAGGACCAGATCGCCGACCGCCGCGAGTTCTACAACGAGTCGGTCAACATCTACAATATCCGCCTCGACCAGTTCCCCGACGTGCTCATCGCCCGCTTCTTCACCTTCGCCAGGCGCCCCCTCTGGAAAATCGATCCGGCCCACCGGACCGATGTCGAAGTAAGCTTTGGACAGGGCTAG